DNA sequence from the Suricata suricatta isolate VVHF042 chromosome 14, meerkat_22Aug2017_6uvM2_HiC, whole genome shotgun sequence genome:
GAAAAGGGATCATTTTAACGAGCACGTAGGACTTGACTGCAGACCATTACTGACAGCCGTGTAGAAAAACGAGTGTGCGTGAAAAGTATAGAGATGCACTGAGTGCTTCGGGGTGAGAGCCGTGAAGGGTCACTTCTGGCAGTGCTCTGGGCTGGGGTCACTTCTCTCTGGGGGTCTTAGAAGCGACTGCAGACGCAGTACGTCTACACACGGGTTCACTGTGCATGTGCATCTTTAgatccccagtgcctggcagatGCCAGGCCCCTAGTAGGGATGCAATTCATACCAACACAGTGAACAGATAGAGGAGCATATCCAATTCCAAGCACATCCACTTATAAGCTATCTGGTTTAAAGGGAGGGGCACAGTGAGAAGTCAGAGGACCCTGGTCAGATCACTGCTGTAACGTAAAGACAGGGCCCTTCACCGAGGCTAAAGAACCTGTCTGAAAGGATCTGTGTGCACACCTGCACAGTCTTCACCAGGAAGTCAGACCACGCCTTGCTGGCAGTTTCCAGACCTCAGGAACCTCATAACAGTCATCCCTTCCATCTTGAGCCCAAAGGGATGGATAGGGGGAACAAAGAGTGAGGTGTGCTAATACCCAAGGTTTTCCTGTGGGCACTGAACTCTGCCTCTGGAATCTTCTGCGTAGCCTGTACTCAAGGTAAAATCacataaacataaacacacattcACAAGACGTTGTGTCAGATGAAGACAATTTTTCACTGGGAACCAATGCCATCATCTGCACAAGGGGTCAGCAAACCATGGCCggtgggccaaatccagccagTTGCCTGTTTTCATAGAGCCTgagagctaagaatggtttttacaatTGTATatgggtaggaaaaaaaaaacaaagaccaatATTGTGacctatgaaaattatatgagatTCCAATTCTCGTCTCCACAAGTAAGGtattattggaacacagccactgCGTTTATTTACATGTTGTCTGTGATTGCTACTGTAGGACAACAGCAAAGCTGAAAATATGTCTAGGTCTTCCCTTCCATTCCAAGTTTGCCAACCCGATACACGCAAGCACACACGTGATCCCACCACAGCCCTGGGATGCATGAAGCTAGGCTGATTCCTGGACCCTCCAGCTTCTAATCCACAGGAAAGCAAGGGGCTTGAATGTCAGTGTGTGTCAAAATGTGCAGAAGAAATGATGCAACAACACACATTCACCCAAAGCACTAGCCTCATGGGGGACAGGTGCATTTTCATGAAGTATCACTAATACCCTGGCACTCACCTCATGCCTCATCTACTGCACAGACAGCCAGAAATCCTGCTGTAGCAATGAGTAATTGATCTGGTCACTGTATTTGAAGGTCAGTGAGATTATCTTGGGTTTGGAGCAGAAAACTATCAGTGGCTCTATACTGCCCCCTGGTGTGAGCGAACTCTGTGCTCTCTGAACCATTCCCAACCTCCCCTAGCTGCTCGCTCAACTCCCTTTCCAgcagctccccgccccccgcatAGGCAAACATAAAGAGGTGGCAGCTCATCTGCTGAAAGACAGGATGGCAAACGACACATGGTGGTGTGTACCATGATCAAGGGGCCCTTTcaaagggagtggggaggggcgtGCTCGCTCTCACATCTGAACTGCAGTTTACCATTCTTCAGGGGACTGGCTTTTCTAGACGGCAACAGAGGGTCTGGAGGGAAATCAGGTCAAGTGTTTTGCATGCAGGTCCAGGacaaaaaggcaataaaagaTCTCTACCAATTATAAAACGGGCAGCCTTTGGGCCTGATCAACAAAACCCACTCTCAAAACAGCAAGCTGATCAGTTGTTATTCCCAACTCCTTTTAGAAAAGACGAGGGGTTTTTCTTCATTAAACTGCCTCTCTTTCCTGGGGCCCAcccatctctttctcctttgcatGAAAGTGCACGGAGGCTGTGGTCCTGACATAGATGAGCTGTGCATGATAAACCAAGTCAGATCACCCCGGGgtcagatgggggaggggggaacagacaggcgggggcggggaggcaaGGAGCAAACAAAAATTCCAGACCCTCCACTTCCATCGGGGTCTCTCAATGAGGCTGTTTTCTTACTGGTCACACGGGAGTGACAGTGCCTACCCCCAGCACTGTTCTCAGGCTTGGCTGGAGTGACAGATGTAAGGGCTTTAGTGAACacagaatacattttaatttacttCCTTCCTCAGGGGCAAGGctgtgctattttttctttttcctttttttggtgggggaaggTAAAGATGTCATATCCACTTCACTGCATCCGAATGCTGGGCCTTTAGGACAACCCGTCTACGGCTTGGCATGAAGCAGAAGAGGCCATGCAAACCAAGGCGTCGGGGAGAGGAACTAGGACCAGGGGTCCCCGTGTGTCGGAAGGAGACCCGAAGTCGCTCAGAGCTGCAGGAGGGGGCTGGCAGCGAACAGGCGGCCAGGGTGGTGCCTGGTCTGCGGAGAGTGGGGATGAGCCAGGCAAGGCTGGAGAGGGGCAGccacctgcctggggctctgcacagaggaagccgccttccctccccctcctgctccaAGGTGACTGCTCACTTACAGAGGGTCACCAGCCCTGCATGCTAATAAGATCAGCCTAGAATAATATGgatttaagaacaaaaacaaggcAAGCCCCAGGACACCATTTGCCCTGCAGCAATTTCAACCCACTGTTCCTCCCGCTACCATTTCCCTGCCAGAAAGGCAAGGCTGTTACTATAGCAACTGGATCTCCAGCAGCGGCCTAATCTCGCCTAATCTCGGAGCAGGTGAGTTCACTGCTCCAAGCGGGGAAGGGGCTGGAAACGCCTGAAGGAGAGCCTTCCAGAGCCAGAGCACTTCAGATGTCCAGGCCTCTAAAAAGGAGTTCCTGATCACCACGGCTCAGTGCAGGGAGACCATAGCTTCAGGAACGCTCCCCACGCAGGCCATGGCCCATGCAGAGGACAGACTCCTGGCAACACAGAACCGGCAGCTGCCCAGGCTGGGGAGTGTAGCCCCAGGGctagggggcagggaggcagtgcAAGACACAGGCTGTGCTCTGGGTATTCACCTGCTCCGGGGGCCAGTGCCTCGCAGCCCTGCGCTCTGGGGgactggaggaggcagggaagggctggggaACGGACTCCTGCTgggcgccccccctccccccagaaccCAGGGCATAGGAACCACCGTTATCCCCAGCTTGTAAAGTGGGGCTTGggcacaaggtcacacagtgcCCTCGCAGGGAGCGCCTTCCCTGCCGGTCCCTGCTCCCAGCACGCGGGCCCGTGCACACTCACCACCTCCTGGATGGCTGTGTCATCACCCAACAGCTCCTCTTCAGCCAGCAGGGACAGCACCAGCCCGTTGACACTGTGGGTGTAGAGGGTCATGGGCACAAGCCCCTCGCGGGATATCGGGGCTGGCCTTGGGCCACCTCTGTCTGCAGAGATGCTGTCGTCCTGAGACCCTGCTGAGTCCGAGCTGGCGGGTGCTGAGCGGCTGTGATGAACCCCAGCGTGCTGCTCCACGCCCTGTTCGCCCCCGGGCAGCGTGGCTCCGCTACACCTCGAGTCTACTCGAGGCCAAGACTGCAACCTGCTCGTCCTTCTGGGGAGGCGGTCTTCCCAGGGCGTGGGGGCTGGGTTGCTGTGCCCCGGAGGGCGACTGTGCCGCTCCAGGTCTCCATTCCCAGGGAGCGTCTCCAGAGTGGACAGAGAGGGGAGGCTGCCGAGGCCGGTGCCCGCGGGCAGGGCACCAGGTGGCTTGGGCTCCAGGCGGCAGGAGCCACTGACACCGTCCTCCGGGCAAGGACTGCCACCATCTGGGGCACATGTGCTCGGGCGGGTGAAGGAACCCGGGCACCACCCTGCATCCTGAGCTTCTGGAATGTGGATTTCAGACAAGTCCGTTTCCTCCTCCCAATAGGGTGGACGAGGTTCCCTggctggggagtggcagacaCCAGGACCCCTGTCCAGGGCTGGGCTGTGCTGTCTCACAGGCTTGACATGCCCCAGGGCACGGACAGGCAAGCACTCCTTCTCCCCCTTGCCATCTGCTCCGGCTGCGTCAGGACCCGAAGGCTCAGGCGTGGTTGCCAACGTCCAGGCTGCAGACTCCAGGCAGCCGGTGGCGTTTTCTGTGACGGCAGATGTGCTCCAATGGCGTGGAGGGCGCTGGCCTGAGCATTCCTGGGGTCCGGCCAGTGGGGCAGCAGAGCTAGCAAAGCAGACGGATgtgagggaggggcgcctgacTGGGTGCAGGACAGGTGCCCGTctaggggtgg
Encoded proteins:
- the HPS4 gene encoding Hermansky-Pudlak syndrome 4 protein isoform X4, which gives rise to MWDSFIAQILKNTSDLHKIFNSLWNLDRTKVEPLLLLKAALILQTCQRSPHVLAGCILYKGLIVSTQLLPSLTAKVLIRPAAPQDQRPPAGGGALQERGAALPPNIQLRPVFLTEEEAASLHEFPTEQAVSSAAPLAGPQECSGQRPPRHWSTSAVTENATGCLESAAWTLATTPEPSGPDAAGADGKGEKECLPVRALGHVKPVRQHSPALDRGPGVCHSPAREPRPPYWEEETDLSEIHIPEAQDAGWCPGSFTRPSTCAPDGGSPCPEDGVSGSCRLEPKPPGALPAGTGLGSLPSLSTLETLPGNGDLERHSRPPGHSNPAPTPWEDRLPRRTSRLQSWPRVDSRCSGATLPGGEQGVEQHAGVHHSRSAPASSDSAGSQDDSISADRGGPRPAPISREGLVPMTLYTHSVNGLVLSLLAEEELLGDDTAIQEVHHSSLASLNGLEVHLKETLPKDAAALPSRTYNFTHYDRVQHVLTMNLPQVAAAQDRRFLRAVGLMHSDFARLPALYEMTVRNASTAVYACCSPVQETYFQQLAAAARSSGFPSPQDGAFSLPGKAKQKLLKHGVNLL